ACGCCAAAAAAACCCAATATCGGCGATCTAGTATATACCTCATTATAATGATAAAATATACCTGCGAATCTCCCTAAAGATATAGTTTTTTCCTTGTTTTCCATAGCAATTTTTTTATAATCAATATTCCTTGCCTCCCATAATCTAATGGTTTTTTCAGAAACAAGAGGTGAATTGAAAATAGTAATAGCAATAGTAACTATAGCAGGAAATATAATTATTATAGCTTTCCCCTTTTTACTTAGACCATAATGGATTAAAATTAAAAGTAAAGCAATCATTCCAATTGTTGAAAATGTGGTAATTAGTGTTATTATGAAAATCAGCGCCTTAAAATTAATTTTAAAATCATTAATAATCAAATTACTATACAAAGCTAAAGCAACCAAGATTGCAAAATATCCTGGCTCGAAAGCAAAACCGCAATTTCTAAACTGTTCATCAAAACGAGAATTGTTTATAGTATAGATAATAGCGTTTACATAATTTGACTCACGTCCAATATAACTTGGATTTTTTATCCCCAAATGGTCAGAAAAAAAATTCATAAAGTCAAAAAGCCACTGATATTGTATACTTTGTAGTATAAAAAATGCCAGACTAATTAGAGATAATGTTATCATACACCTTTCAAAAAGCTTAAAAAATTTTCCATAAAAAATAATCGAAAAATAAGTTCCTATCAGGAAATATGAAGAATAACGAATTGTAAATCTAATTTCAGGATATGAGTTAAATACAAATTTTATGCCTATAGTATACAAAATTATAGTAGCTATCAACATAATATATACTTTACTATTAACTATATAATGTTTATGCGTATAAAACCCAAGAACAATAGCAAAAAATAGTAATACTGGATAATATTGAACATACGAATTGGCAATAGAAGAAAAATAAAGAAATGTAAACATTAAAAATAAAAGAATTCTCTTTAACTTTTTATCTATGAAAAATTCTTTACTCATTACAAATTCCTTAATTGAGTGGAATACTTGTAGTGCTATATACTATAGCAATAATAGTCCTAAATTGTTATGTTTTAATCTCGTTGGACTAAATTCCCTGCCACTTGGGGCGAAAAAAAAATAATCCCCCATGATACACCACGTCCGCTTGCCGGGAAATTCATTAATACTATCTCCCAATAACTCCTAATAACAAGAGACGAATCATATTTCTGAAATTTTTAACCTGATTATTTTTCACTATTAATAAAACAATTTTTAATCTTTCTGTTATGCTAAGGTGTTTTTTTAGAATAAACAACTTTTTACGAAACAAGGAAGCTAAATTAGCATCAGGTAGGTGCAAGTGATCCTGTAGGCATTTTTCATCAATTAAATGTAATGAAAGATCATCATTTTTATACCTTAAAGAATGATAATCTTCTTTTATTAATGAATCAACAGATGTAGTAAATGCCTTTTTATTATAATTATTATTTGACAAAATTTCAACTAAATTATTTCGTTCTTTTTTGCTCTGAATTAGTAAATTTGCTTTATAATAAAATTCTTTAAAATTTATTGGTTCCTTATAATTTGAGATACCAAGGAAATCTTGTATTGAACCAGAAGAATTATAATCTGATGTTATTCCAATAACAGGAATTTTTTGTTCAATGGCAAATAGCATTGTTAACCCTCCCCTAAAAGGATATGACTCAAATAGAATATTACATTTTCCAATTAGTGAATAATAATCCTTACGCTTTCCTAAATAGAAAAACCTATTTTCAACATCAGCTTTTTTTATCATATCAATTATTTTATCAGGATTTCCCGCTCCGCATAAGAGAAAGATAAAATTTTTATTTTTTGTAAGCAAGTCTGCAATTATTTTAAAGTATGTGAGATTTTTATCTAAGTAGTATTTATACAAGTTGGCACCACCAATACCAATTATTTTCTCTTTTGGATCAAAATGAAACCCAGAAAAAGCAGATTGATTGTTAATCGGATAAAATGGGATATGGAGTATATTATTAATATTGATTCCTCTTCTATATACAGAAAGAGCTATTCCAAACTTTCTGTATTCGATAAAATAGTCAGCACAATTTTTTCCGAACCAGTAAATATGGTCACCATGATTAATGAAAAATCTTTTAGTCATGGTCAAATCACAAAAAATTGAAAAACCGATTACATCATTGGGCCAAAAATGTTGAAAAGCAAAATATGGCTTGACTAACTGGATTTTGACTCTTATTTCGTTAATTTTATTAAGAATATTTTTACTTTTTGGGATAAATAGTTGAACATTCTTAGTACTTTTTATTTTTTGGATAATTGTTGGTCCCATTCGAGTTTCTTTTTTATCAGGAACTATAATAAGAACATTAAATTCAGATGAAGCAAAATAGTCGAGATATTGCTCTACCAATGCTCCATTATCTCCTAACCAACTACAATAATAAACAATACGGTCATGAGAAATATCTGGCGTAAATTTATAAGCAGGACAAGATTTTTCTGTTATACTTTTTAAATCATGTTCAATATCTTCATCAATAAATTGGGGTATAATTGGGTATTCCCAAGCTATTTTACCTGCATATTTATATAAATTTAGTGCTTTGTTAAAACGGTTATCTTGTGTAGCTTTTTTTGCTTGTTTTTTTATGTTTTGATATTCCTTTAATAAAAAAGATTCAGTAAGTTGCATTAAATTAATAGGTTTAATATTGAAGAATATTTCTTTTGCTTTAAATGAAATTATGTGGTAAATAATATTTTACGAAAGATTATTCCCATAACAACAAAATAAAGAAAAACATTAACACAGTAGGCAATTGTTACTCCCATTATTCCATGCCTCTCTAATAATATTATAGCAAATAGATAAAAGGATAGCCCAAAAATGATTTCAGTAATAATATATGTCTTTGTCATTGCTTTAGCTACCATTAAGAAAGAAAGTAACCAACTTGCAATTTTGAAAATATTACCTAACAATTGAAACAGGAATAATTGTTTCATTGGCTGAAAACTTTGTGTAAAGAGGGCATCCACAATAAAGCCTCTTAAAAAAAAAATTATCGCAGAAATCATGATGGTAAGGGGTAATATAAACTTATATCCTTTAAAAATTTCTTTTTTTAGTTCATTTTTTCCCTTGATTTCGGAGAGGCGTGGAAGGTAATAATAACTGAGTGTGGTTGTTATTAGTATCATATAAATATTACTAATTTTAATTATTCCCTGCCAATAACCAGCATCTTGTATAGATAAATGGTTGATAATATATGTTCGTGTCATTAACTGGATATATGCTACTGCAAAAACACTAGTAAATGCCATAAGTGTATATTGTGATAGCTTTTTAGATGATTTCCAGTCAAATTTTTTTGTAAAATACTGTACATGAAACCATTTAGATTTTGAAACTAAAATAAATGTCACAAACGCAATAAGGGTAGTACTAAGTATAATGCCAATCAATGCCCCCCAAACTCCATAATGGATAACCAATATTATGGCGATAGTTAATCCAACAAAGGAGGAAATAATATTGATTGTTATAATTTTTTTAAACTCCTTATATCCATTCAATACAGAGATGAAAAAACCATTAAGGGTAAACAGAAGAAGCGTAACGGCAAATATGTAAAATATATTTATATATTTATCTGTATGGAAAATGGAGGAGCTGAAATAACGGGCACCAAAAAGTATAATGAAGGAAGTAATGAGTGTTGCCAGTATAGTAATTTTCAAGCCAGTACTTAAAATTTTCCGGCATTCGGATTCATTGTTCTTATATTCAGCAATGTATTTTGTTATTCCACTATTAATTCCGAAACTCGCAAAACTTTGCGCCATAGCCACAAAATTACCAAACTGTCCAAGAATAGCAATTCCTGAAGGTCCCAAATACACTGCTATGATTTTGTTACTTACCAATCCGGTAAGCGTTTTTACCAATGTAGCTAAGCCATTCCAGAGACTTGTTTTAAAAAGGTCAGTATTTGTAAAGTTTCGTGTACGTTGAATTACTTGTTTTAGCAAATGCTTTCTTTTGGTAGGTTAAAGTATAAATTTTTGATAAATTTTAGGTTCAAGGTATAATATTGTTTTAAGTTTCACAGTATAACATTATGAAACTTCCTTTTATTAAAAATATTTACTACTTCAATAACTCTTATGATTTCGCTTTTATCCATCACTGGACTAATAGGCAAACTCAGAACTTCTCTATGTATTTTCTCGGTAATTGGAAAAGATAAATTATTCCATTCCTTGAATGCTTGTTGTTTATGAGGTGGAATAGGATAATGTATTAAAGTTTGAATTCCATTATCCATTAGATATTTCTGCAATTTCTCTCGTTTTTGTGAACGGATTACAAAGAGATGCCAAACATGAGCCTTTTGATCACCTACATAAGGTAGAATAATACTATCATTTATTATCCCATCAAGGTATAAATTAGCTACTTTCCTTCGTCTATCGTTTTCATCATCAAGATGTTTAAGCTTAATCCTCAAAAAAGCAGCCTGTATTTCATCAAGTCTTGAGTTAAATCCTTTGTATTGGTTTTTATACTTAATATTTGATCCATAATTACCTAATGCTCTCACAATTTTTGCCAATTCAGGGTCATTTGTAGTTATTGCACCTGCATCACCTAAAGCCCCGAGATTTTTCCCGGGATAAAAACTAAAACCAGCTGCATCTCCCAATGAGCCAATTCTTTTATCTCCGTAATAAGTGCCATGCGCCTGGGCTGCATCTTCAATCAATTTCAAATCATATTTATTGCACAACTTGCCTATTTTTTCTGAATATGCATTTTGTCCATAAAGATGGACAATCATAATTGCTTTTGTCTTAGGTGTGATTTTCTCCTCAATTTTCTTCGGATCAATGTTATAAGTTTCGATATTCGGCTCAATAAGCACAGGTTTTAAACTGTTCTCTGTAATTGCAAGAATGGAGGCAATGTATGTATTTGCCGGGACAATCACTTCATCACCTTCGTTCATATGGCCCATTTCCATGTATGCATTTAATATTAACTGCAGTGCTTCCAAACCATTTCCCAAACCTATACAATGTCTTGTGTCTATATATGTAGCAAATTTCCTTTCAAACTCCTCAAGTTGTTTGCCCATCAGATACCATCCGGAATCAATAACTTTAGCAGCTGCTTTCTTTAATTCATCTGCATACTGTGAATTTATTTTTTTTAAATCTAAAAGCTTAATCATTGTTCAGTAATTGTTCAATGTTTTTCCACTTAGAAGTATCAATCTCATAAAAATCATGTGAAACAGTCCTTCCTCCCATTCTTTCTTTCCAACCAAGCATTCCCTTATTTACATACATGCCATCTTTTTCGTTTACTATTCCAAAATCAAAAAAAGGCTTATTGTTGAATACTTCATCTATCAAATGAATAAAAAGGTAATTTAATGCACCTGTATTTCTTCCCTCATCTGAGGAAGCAATATATTGACAATGCGCAACAGTATCTGTAATAAAAAAAACTGTTCCGGCCAATATTTCATCATTTATTGATTTAACAACATATAATCGAATTGACTCAGGAAACCTTGATTTCAATAACACTATTTCATCCGTAGAATGCACAGGATTAACACCAAATCGGTTATTCAAATTTGGTGTAAGTAGCTCATCCCAAAATGATTTTAATTTTTCTGATTCTTCAATACTACATCCTTGCAATTTTGATTTTTTCGCTTCTCTCCTAATATTTCCAGCATAATTGATTCGTTCATTTTGACTAACGACAATTGCAGTATCTCGTCTGATTAAATGAGCTTTAGCAATAAAAATGGCATATTCAATTTCATCGGAAGGCAGAACATTGTAAATGCGTGGGAAGGCTTTATAAATTATTTTCTTATATCCTTGTTCGGCGTAATAAATCAGAATATGCTTAATTACATCTAGAATAACCAATAGCTTTAAATCATTCTTAAAAATAAAAGATCCATAAGTTAAGCCTCCATGTGAGACAATAGTATCCGAATTTTTTTCATTTGACGGAAAACAACATATTAGATTTCCCTTTTTATTATATACCATCAAAGAATGATCTTCAAACCTATCAGAATGGTAATCCATATAATTCCTATCAAAAAGGAAAGTTTGGTTTTTTGCTGTTTTTAAAAAGCTATTCCAAACAATCTTATTATCTGCACTATATCTTTTACAAGTCAACATACTGAAATTACCATTTTAACTTTATCATTACTATAACCATCTTCTTTGAATCCAAACTTCTTATAAGAATGTATTGCTCTCAAATTATTAGTAAGAACAACCAAATAAACTTTTGATAAACGAATAGAATTTGCCTTTATCAAAATTTCTTTTAGAATCTTTTGTCCAATACCCTTTCCCCAAAAAGACTTTTCTCCAATGTAACCAAAATATTCGGCTTCTGTTTTGTTAATATTTTTAAGACCACAAACGCCAATTTTTTGATTCCCGGCAATTACACCCCAAATCTTATAGTCTTTTCGTTTGATTAATCCTTGAAACCATACCATTTGTTGCTTACTATTTATTGGTGCTGCATCAATTAATTTTCGAATTTCATCATCCTGTAGCCAGAGAGATGAAAGGTTTAAAAACTCATTATCAAACTTAACTAAAGTGATTTCCATTTTTCAAAACTCTTATAATTTCTAAAGTAATCATTCTCATTATATAACTCAGAAGCCAATACCAAACAAATTGCCCCCGAGGAAAATTCAATTAATTCACGCCAAATTCCCGGAACAACTAATAATCCATAATCAGGTCGATTTAGAGTAACAATTTTTTTGTTTTGTCCATCATCAAGCAATACATCAAAAGAACCACTTGCAGCTACAAGCAATTGTCGCAATTCTTTATGTGCATGTCCTCCTCTATCTTCTCCACCCGGTATATCGTAGAGGTAATATACGCGCTTTACATCAAAAGGGATGTTAGTTTTGCCTTCAATAATAGTAATATTCCCTGCTCTGTTATGTATTTTATTCAGGGGTAGAATAACACAATCGTAAACACTACTTTTCATAATCCCCCCTGAATTCTAAAAATTTTTCATAATCGTAAATGTAATCATCGGCATTAAAATGCGTAGAACTTAAAACCATTGCCAATGAATTAGTAGAGAAATTCTGCATCTGCCGCCATAATCCTGCAGGCAAATAAAGCCCATAGTATGAACGATTCAAAGAAAAAATTTCTTTTTTTTCTCCATCATCCACTAGTACATCAAAACTCCCTGAAAGTGCAACTATTAGCTCCTGTTGCTTTTTAAAAGCATGCCCTCCACGTACTTGTCCGCCGGGAACATCATAAATCCAATACGTTCGTTCGATTTTAAAAGGTATGTGCTTTTCTTCCTCTATAAAAGATAGGTTTCCCCGGGGGTCTTCTATTTTAGGTAGATCTATCAATTTAACATTTGAAAGTTTCGACATTACTTTCTGATTTTATTTAGATATTCAACATATGTACTTTTATCAAGTTCCAGAATGAGTTCCATTATATGCATTTCCATCAATAAACTCCTTCCTCCACGCAATCTCTTCAATACACGCAATCTTCAGCCCTTGTCTTTTCTCCATCGTTTCCACAAATGCGGTAGCTTCTGCCAATGCTTCATGGTTGCGGGTATCCAGCCAGGCAATATTCCTTTAACTCCAGTCCACGGATTACGCGGATTTTCGCGAATTTTTTTTTGACTTCATTGGATTCATTTCGTGTTAATTCGTGAAATTAGTGGACTGTCCGCGAATTATTCCTGGGTTTTGATAATCCTTTTGTATACGAGACTCTTTTGACCAAAGTTGATGAGTAGTCCTAATTGTAAGTTGGTTGCTTTTAGGTAATTTAACAATTATGATTCATGTTGTGTTGTCAGATATGAAAGTGCTTTTAACTCTACAATGATCTTATCAAAGCATAAAAAGTCTGCACGGTAATGTTTGTTAAGTTTTTGATCTTTATAATAAATCGGTAGATCAACTTCTTTCTTAAAGAGTAATTCCATTCTTTAAAAATAATTCAGTCCGCGGATTACGCGGATTTTCGCTAATTATTTATCCGTGTTAATTCGTGAAATTAGTGGACTCGTGTTAATTTGTGTAATTAGTGGATTATTTCGTAAAGTATCCACCTGTTTTTTTGCTGCCACGAAATTCGATTTTGTTTTCTTTTTTGAGGGTAGCCACCCATCTTTCAATAGTTTTAGATGGAACATTTATAGCCTTGCATATTTGACTGATCCGTAGTCCTTCATTCTCTTTAATGTAAGTTAGCAGGCTGTTTATTCCCTCATTTATTCCCTCATTTATTCCCTCATTTATTCCCTCATTTAATTTTAATCTTTTTGCTGTTAAAGGTACTTCAACCACAAAAATGTCTTCTTCCCGAAAAACGGGTATAGTACCGGCATAAGGTTTCAGATACCGAAACACATTGGCAATGCCAGTGCCTAAATCTTCGGCTCGGGACAACTGAACAAAGAATTTGGCAATATTGGGATTTTTTGGGAATGGTTCGAAATTACCTGGTTCCAGATTGCCGTACAAATGGGGCCGGTTAGCATTTTTTGTTTCTACCCTGTCGCGATAAATAATGAACGTAGCCGGATGGGCATTTGTATATTCCCTGTGTATTAGAAAATTAGCAATTATTTCCCGAAATATTTTTTCGCGAAGCGAAACACGGTTATCACCTTCCAGATAAAATTTGTCGGGCAAATGTTTAGCTACAAAGTTCATTAAGATTTCGTATGAGGAAATAAGGTTACAACGGATATTTTCACGATCGTCGTATCTGTAGAGGTCATTACGGCGTAATAATGCATCGATTTTGTAATGAGGCAAAGCGCTTTGAATAATTTCCTCTTTCCCAAAAAGGAGGAGTGCTGCGAGTGTGAATCCTTCCTCCCCGGTTTTTATATCTGTCCGGTATAAGCCTGCGGCCTGAAAAAAATTTTTATCTGGCAGATTATTCCAGGGATGGTTGGGGCGGTTGGCCCGGATAATCGTCCTTGCTTTTTCAACTATTCCGTCAACAAAATGGGTTTCATCTAAATAAGGATAAATAATGCTTTCAGAAAAGAAAGCATTTTTCCGTAAGTACATTTGGCTGATTTGTTCGTCGGTTTTGACAATAAAATCGCCGTCTGTACTACGGTCGAAAACCTTGCCATTGGTTTTATGCACTTGCGAACTTGCAGGGACAAAGACATGGATAAGCTTTGTCCCTTTGTAATCGACCATCGTGGGCAGTAATAAAAATACAGGGTCAATTTTATTAGGATTATTACTAAGGCTGGCAAAATCTTTACATAACCGGTCTGCTTTTTTGGGATTAACACCCCGTACGTTTTTTTCATCGTCGACCCCAAGTAATATGGTTCCTCCATTGCGGTTCAGGAAAGCACAAACCGTTTCGAAAAGATTTTTAGGCAGGTCGGAATATGCCGTTTTAAATTCAATTGTAATGCCTTCTCCCTTGTCGATAATCTTTTGAATTTCCTGCTCAGTCATTAATTTGTTTTTGGTTTAGTTAAATGTTAAAAGGAAAAAGTAAAAAATGGGTGCTGGTTTTATGCACTTTTAACTTTCCTTTTTTAACTTAATTACGTAGCAAAGGCCGATTATTGCTATTTCTTTATTTTTTGTCATCGAATTCCAGTCCACGGATTACGCGGATTTTCACTAATTTTCTTTTTCGTGTTAATTCGTGTAATTAGTGGACTATAGCCTCCCATCAACAATATCCTTCGGCAGTACCCCTTTAATGTCAAAAATAACAGTATTTTTTCCGTTAACTATCCTTTTATAGTCAAGTTCGAGAAACTGCTCATGCGATACGGCAAGGATTATGGCATCGTAGGTTTGAGCATAAACATTTGCATTGATATCTAATGTTTTTATTCCGTACTCGTGTTTCACTTCTTCGCTGTCGGCCCAGGGGTCGTAAATGTCAACATTGCAACCAAATGCCTGTAGTTCATCAACTATTTTAACAACACGGGTGTTGCGTATGTCGGGACAGTTTTCCTTAAAGGCTATTCCCAATAATAAAATCTTGCTATTGAGTATCTTTTGGCCTTTTTTTATCATGAGTTTAACTACCTTGTCTGCAACAAAATGGGGCATATTTTCATTTATCCTTCTTCCGGAAAGGATCACTTCGGGATAGTAGCCAAGGGTTTCGGCTTTGTAAGTCAGATAATAAGGATCAACACCGATACAATGCCCGCCAACAAGGCCGGGTTTGTATTTTAAAAAATTCCATTTGCTGCCGGCTGCTTCTATTACTTCGTTGGTGTCTATTCCAATGCGGTCGAAGATAAGGGCCAGCTCGTTTACGAAAGAAATGTTAAGGTCGCGCTGGGCATTCTCAATTACCTTGGAGGCTTCGGCCACCTTAATGCTTAGGACTTTGTGTGTTCCGTTTTCCAGGATGGTATTATAAAGAACATCCACTTCATCAGCAATCTTAGGAGTACTGCCGGAGGTTACCTTTTTAATCTTGGTCAGCGTATTTACCTTGTCACCCGGGTTAATCCTTTCAGGAGAGTAACCGGCGAAAAAATCTTCGTTAAATTTTAGTCCACTTACTTTTTCAATTACCGGCAAACACTCTTCTTCGGTTGCACCGGGATAAACCGTACTTTCATAGATTACAATGTCGCCTTTACTTATCACTTTTCCAATTGTTTCACTGGCATTAATTAGAGGAGTAAGGTCGGGGCGTTTGTTTTCATCAATGGGGGTGGGAACAGTGACAATATAGATTTGGGAGTGATGGATATCATTAAGGTTGGTGGTTAAAAACAGACCGGTTTCGGGTTGCGGGTTGCGGGTTGCAGGTTGCGTGTTTTTTAGCAATACTTTTTGCAAGTTATCATCATCTACTTCGAGGGTTGAGTCGTGCCCTGTGTTTAGTGCATCAATCCTTTGCTGTTTGATATCAAAGCCTATTACTTTGAATTTCTTCGCAAATTCCACTGCAAGTGGCAGTCCCACGTACCCAAGGCCGATTACTGCTATTGTTTTTTTGTTTTTTGTCATTAGTTTTCCATTTTCCAGAGTAACAAAGCATTGCTGCCCGACAGTCTTTTTTTGTACACATCAAATTCCTCCGCTCCAAAAATTACGTATCGAATCTTCCGGTCGATCAGCCCTTCTGTTTTTTCAATAAGTTTCAATAAATATTTTTTGTTCAGATCATCCCCCACAAACAACAAATCAATGATATCGTTATCAATTCCCTG
The Bacteroidales bacterium DNA segment above includes these coding regions:
- a CDS encoding WxcM-like domain-containing protein, which codes for MKSSVYDCVILPLNKIHNRAGNITIIEGKTNIPFDVKRVYYLYDIPGGEDRGGHAHKELRQLLVAASGSFDVLLDDGQNKKIVTLNRPDYGLLVVPGIWRELIEFSSGAICLVLASELYNENDYFRNYKSFEKWKSL
- a CDS encoding nucleotide sugar dehydrogenase; translation: MTKNKKTIAVIGLGYVGLPLAVEFAKKFKVIGFDIKQQRIDALNTGHDSTLEVDDDNLQKVLLKNTQPATRNPQPETGLFLTTNLNDIHHSQIYIVTVPTPIDENKRPDLTPLINASETIGKVISKGDIVIYESTVYPGATEEECLPVIEKVSGLKFNEDFFAGYSPERINPGDKVNTLTKIKKVTSGSTPKIADEVDVLYNTILENGTHKVLSIKVAEASKVIENAQRDLNISFVNELALIFDRIGIDTNEVIEAAGSKWNFLKYKPGLVGGHCIGVDPYYLTYKAETLGYYPEVILSGRRINENMPHFVADKVVKLMIKKGQKILNSKILLLGIAFKENCPDIRNTRVVKIVDELQAFGCNVDIYDPWADSEEVKHEYGIKTLDINANVYAQTYDAIILAVSHEQFLELDYKRIVNGKNTVIFDIKGVLPKDIVDGRL
- a CDS encoding DegT/DnrJ/EryC1/StrS family aminotransferase; translated protein: MIKLLDLKKINSQYADELKKAAAKVIDSGWYLMGKQLEEFERKFATYIDTRHCIGLGNGLEALQLILNAYMEMGHMNEGDEVIVPANTYIASILAITENSLKPVLIEPNIETYNIDPKKIEEKITPKTKAIMIVHLYGQNAYSEKIGKLCNKYDLKLIEDAAQAHGTYYGDKRIGSLGDAAGFSFYPGKNLGALGDAGAITTNDPELAKIVRALGNYGSNIKYKNQYKGFNSRLDEIQAAFLRIKLKHLDDENDRRRKVANLYLDGIINDSIILPYVGDQKAHVWHLFVIRSQKREKLQKYLMDNGIQTLIHYPIPPHKQQAFKEWNNLSFPITEKIHREVLSLPISPVMDKSEIIRVIEVVNIFNKRKFHNVIL
- a CDS encoding O-antigen translocase: MLKQVIQRTRNFTNTDLFKTSLWNGLATLVKTLTGLVSNKIIAVYLGPSGIAILGQFGNFVAMAQSFASFGINSGITKYIAEYKNNESECRKILSTGLKITILATLITSFIILFGARYFSSSIFHTDKYINIFYIFAVTLLLFTLNGFFISVLNGYKEFKKIITINIISSFVGLTIAIILVIHYGVWGALIGIILSTTLIAFVTFILVSKSKWFHVQYFTKKFDWKSSKKLSQYTLMAFTSVFAVAYIQLMTRTYIINHLSIQDAGYWQGIIKISNIYMILITTTLSYYYLPRLSEIKGKNELKKEIFKGYKFILPLTIMISAIIFFLRGFIVDALFTQSFQPMKQLFLFQLLGNIFKIASWLLSFLMVAKAMTKTYIITEIIFGLSFYLFAIILLERHGIMGVTIAYCVNVFLYFVVMGIIFRKILFTT
- a CDS encoding WxcM-like domain-containing protein, which translates into the protein MSKLSNVKLIDLPKIEDPRGNLSFIEEEKHIPFKIERTYWIYDVPGGQVRGGHAFKKQQELIVALSGSFDVLVDDGEKKEIFSLNRSYYGLYLPAGLWRQMQNFSTNSLAMVLSSTHFNADDYIYDYEKFLEFRGDYEK
- a CDS encoding GxxExxY protein, with the protein product MELLFKKEVDLPIYYKDQKLNKHYRADFLCFDKIIVELKALSYLTTQHES
- a CDS encoding putative DNA binding domain-containing protein → MTEQEIQKIIDKGEGITIEFKTAYSDLPKNLFETVCAFLNRNGGTILLGVDDEKNVRGVNPKKADRLCKDFASLSNNPNKIDPVFLLLPTMVDYKGTKLIHVFVPASSQVHKTNGKVFDRSTDGDFIVKTDEQISQMYLRKNAFFSESIIYPYLDETHFVDGIVEKARTIIRANRPNHPWNNLPDKNFFQAAGLYRTDIKTGEEGFTLAALLLFGKEEIIQSALPHYKIDALLRRNDLYRYDDRENIRCNLISSYEILMNFVAKHLPDKFYLEGDNRVSLREKIFREIIANFLIHREYTNAHPATFIIYRDRVETKNANRPHLYGNLEPGNFEPFPKNPNIAKFFVQLSRAEDLGTGIANVFRYLKPYAGTIPVFREEDIFVVEVPLTAKRLKLNEGINEGINEGINEGINSLLTYIKENEGLRISQICKAINVPSKTIERWVATLKKENKIEFRGSKKTGGYFTK
- a CDS encoding GNAT family N-acetyltransferase, translating into MEITLVKFDNEFLNLSSLWLQDDEIRKLIDAAPINSKQQMVWFQGLIKRKDYKIWGVIAGNQKIGVCGLKNINKTEAEYFGYIGEKSFWGKGIGQKILKEILIKANSIRLSKVYLVVLTNNLRAIHSYKKFGFKEDGYSNDKVKMVISVC
- a CDS encoding GNAT family N-acetyltransferase gives rise to the protein MLTCKRYSADNKIVWNSFLKTAKNQTFLFDRNYMDYHSDRFEDHSLMVYNKKGNLICCFPSNEKNSDTIVSHGGLTYGSFIFKNDLKLLVILDVIKHILIYYAEQGYKKIIYKAFPRIYNVLPSDEIEYAIFIAKAHLIRRDTAIVVSQNERINYAGNIRREAKKSKLQGCSIEESEKLKSFWDELLTPNLNNRFGVNPVHSTDEIVLLKSRFPESIRLYVVKSINDEILAGTVFFITDTVAHCQYIASSDEGRNTGALNYLFIHLIDEVFNNKPFFDFGIVNEKDGMYVNKGMLGWKERMGGRTVSHDFYEIDTSKWKNIEQLLNND